The sequence GTTAGAAGAAAACCCAAAGAAATCTTGGAAGTTGAACTTATCGATGTTTACCTTTTCTCGTATTTCCAAGCTGAAGATTATGAGGCTCTGGCCCTTGTTGGAAGTGAGGCTGAGATGGCGGACTTGGTCTTTGAGAATCCTGAGTTGATTGAGGATGGTTTTAAGCCTCTTTTTAAGGAAAAATCCATTAGGCATGGTATTGTTGATCTTCTTGGTAAAGATAAGGATGGGAATATTGTTATTTTGGAGTTTAAACGAAGAAGAGCTGATTTACATGCTGTGAGCCAACTCAAGAGATATGTGGAGACAATGAGAGAAGAGTATGAAAAAGTTAGGGGGATTCTTGTGGCACCTTCATTGACTTCTGGTGCTAGAAGACTTTTAGAGAAAGAGGGTTTGGAGTTTAAAAAACTCAAGCCTCCCAAACAGGAAAAATCTAGAAAAGGACGACAAAAAACGCTATTCGATTAACCCATGGCCATTTCGTGCGGAAGCATTTCCCTCACTTTTACTTTCACCATATTTTCCTCTTTTGAAACTTCGATGACTTTTCCCAATCCTTTGAGTCTCAATTGAACCCTGCAAACTGTTTGTTCTCTTTCATCGCTTTCTTCCCACGGGATTCTTTGCTCCATTCTCTCTATTCTAAGGATCTCCGCTATTACACCCTCAGTTCCATGTGTTATGTCTTGAGGAGTTTCATATGTTAAGAAAAGTCTTTCTCCGGGTTTTAAGTTTTGTATGACTATTACATTCCTGGCACTTCTTATCTCTATTGTTCGGTAAGGATTTCTTAAAATTTGATCAAGAGCTTTTCGAGCTATTCCCGCAAGTACAAGAAGCTCCATAATCTCACCTCACAGGTAAACCCTTT comes from Thermococcus sp. EP1 and encodes:
- the nucS gene encoding endonuclease NucS; the protein is MKVEAKLNPSKGDIIELFSKALSTEAIVTIFAHCKVFYDGRAKSELGPGDRVIIIKPDGSFLIHQKEKREPVNWQPPGSSVSLDVKEDKLILRSVRRKPKEILEVELIDVYLFSYFQAEDYEALALVGSEAEMADLVFENPELIEDGFKPLFKEKSIRHGIVDLLGKDKDGNIVILEFKRRRADLHAVSQLKRYVETMREEYEKVRGILVAPSLTSGARRLLEKEGLEFKKLKPPKQEKSRKGRQKTLFD
- a CDS encoding DUF473 domain-containing protein; translation: MELLVLAGIARKALDQILRNPYRTIEIRSARNVIVIQNLKPGERLFLTYETPQDITHGTEGVIAEILRIERMEQRIPWEESDEREQTVCRVQLRLKGLGKVIEVSKEENMVKVKVREMLPHEMAMG